The following proteins come from a genomic window of Acinonyx jubatus isolate Ajub_Pintada_27869175 chromosome C1, VMU_Ajub_asm_v1.0, whole genome shotgun sequence:
- the SCG2 gene encoding secretogranin-2 translates to MAETKTHRLGAALSLIPLIFLISGDEAASFQRNQLLQKEPDLRLENAQKFPSPEMIRALEYIEKLRQQAHKEENSPDYNPYQGISVPLQKKENGDESRLPESTRDSLSEDEWMRIILEALRQAENEPQSAPKERPYALNSEKNFPMDMPDDYETQQWPERKLKHMRFPPMYEENSRDNPFKRTNEIVEEQYTPQSLATLESVFQELGKLTGPNNQKRERVDEEQKLYTDDEDGIYKANNIAYEDVVGGEDWNPVEEKIESQTQEEVRDSKENIEKNDQINEEMKRSGQLGLEDEDLRKESKDQLSDDVSKVIAYLRRLVNAAGSGRAQNGQSGERATRLFEKPLDSQSIYQLIEISRNLQIPPEDLIDMLKTGEKPNGSVEPEQEVELPVDLDDISEVDGDHPDAFPNKMLSKNGYSKTPGRAVAQALPEGLTVEDILSLLGMENPANQKSPYVSSQYNREKVLPRLPYGPGRSGANQLPKGAWMPDVENRQMAYENLSDKDQELGEYLARMLVKYPEIMNSNQVKRVPSQVSPEDNQQEEDQIEQAIKEQLNQGSSQETERLASVSKRLPVGPPKNDDTPNRQYLDEDLLMKVLEYLNQEKVEKGREHIAKRAMENM, encoded by the coding sequence ATGGCAGAAACTAAGACTCACCGGCTTGGAGCAGCTCTGTCTCTGATCCCTTTAATTTTCCTCATCTCTGGAGATGAAGCAGCTTCATTTCAGCGAAACCAGCTGCTTCAGAAGGAACCAGACCTCAGACTGGAGAATGCCCAAAAGTTTCCCAGTCCTGAAATGATCAGAGCTTTGGAATACATAGAAAAACTCCGACAACAAgctcacaaagaagaaaacagcccAGACTACAATCCCTACCAAGGTATCTCTGTTCctcttcagaagaaagaaaatggtgatgAAAGTCGCTTGCCAGAAAGTACAAGGGATTCTCTGAGTGAAGATGAGTGGATGAGGATAATACTTGAAGCTTTGAGACAGGCCGAAAATGAGCCTCAGTCTGCACCAAAAGAAAGGCCCTATGCTTTGAATTCAGAAAAGAACTTTCCAATGGACATGCCTGATGATTACGAGACTCAACAATGGCCAGAGAGGAAGCTTAAGCACATGCGATTCCCTCCTATGTATGAAGAGAATTCCAGGGATAACCCCTTTAAACGCACAAATGAAATAGTGGAGGAACAATATACTCCTCAAAGTCTTGCCACACTAGAATCTGTGTTCCAAGAGCTAGGGAAACTGACAGGACCAAACAACCAGAAGCGTGAGAGAGTTGATGAGGAGCAAAAACTTTATACAGATGATGAAGACGGTATCTACAAGGCCAATAACATTGCCTATGAAGATGTGGTTGGGGGAGAAGATTGGAACCcagtagaagaaaaaatagagagcCAAACCCAGGAAGAGGTAAGAGACAGCAAggagaatatagaaaaaaatgatcaaatcaatgaagaaatgaagCGTTCAGGGCAGCTGGGCCTCGAGGATGAAGATCTCCGGAAAGAGAGTAAAGACCAACTCTCAGATGATGTCTCCAAAGTAATTGCCTATCTGAGAAGGTTAGTGAATGCTGCAGGCAGTGGGAGGGCACAGAATGGGCAAAGCGGGGAAAGAGCAACCAGGCTTTTTGAGAAACCACTTGATTCTCAGTCTATTTACCAGCTGATTGAAATCTCAAGGAATTTACAGATACCCCCTGAAGACTTAATTGACATGCTCAAAACTGGAGAGAAGCCAAATGGATCGGTGGAACCCGAGCAGGAGGTGGAACTTCCTGTTGACCTAGATGACATCTCAGAGGTTGACGGAGACCATCCAGATGCTTTCCCAAACAAAATGCTCTCCAAGAATGGTTATTCCAAAACACCCGGTCGTGCTGTGGCACAGGCCCTACCAGAGGGGCTAACTGTTGAGGACATTTTAAGTCTTTTAGGGATGGAAAATCCAGCAAACCAAAAGTCTCCATATGTTTCCAGTCAGTACAACCGAGAGAAAGTTCTGCCCAGGCTCCCCTACGGTCCTGGAAGATCTGGAGCGAACCAGCTTCCCAAAGGTGCGTGGATGCCAGATGTTGAGAATAGACAAATGGCATATGAAAACCTGAGTGACAAGGATCAAGAATTAGGAGAGTACTTGGCCAGGATGCTAGTGAaataccctgagatcatgaattCAAACCAGGTGAAGCGAGTTCCAAGTCAAGTCTCCCCTGAAGATAACCAACAGGAAGAGGACCAAATTGAGCAGGCCATTAAAGAGCAATTGAATCAAGGTAGCTCTCAGGAGACTGAAAGACTGGCATCGGTAAGCAAAAGGCTCCCTGTGGGGCCCCCAAAGAATGATGATACCCCAAACAGACAGTACTTGGATGAAGATCTGTTAATGAAAGTGCTGGAATACCTCAACcaagaaaaggtagaaaagggAAGGGAGCATATTGCTAAGAGAGCAATGGAAAATATGTAA